The Augochlora pura isolate Apur16 chromosome 4, APUR_v2.2.1, whole genome shotgun sequence genome segment ctattaatatatccagaatataattctaaaaataacattttctcaaATTACCTAGTAATTTCAGAATTCACTATTAGAATAGCGCAGAATGATCAAAtgctgtatatttattttcggccataattatatatatttttctattctctcAGTTTGAAGCTGTTACTTTTTAAGCAAACAATGGTCGCTATTATCGTCTTCCACAACGCCGTAAAAGCAGTCCACGGATAGAAATTAAACCAGAACAAGACGTAGCGTTGTCACGCGCGCGTCCCGCGACTCACAAGACCGACGATCGTTTCAAGATGATTGCGTTGTTTCGCGGGCGACCAATTTGCTTCTGTGCTTATGTACGGCTCGTAATGGCCGCCTGGTATAAAGTAAGCATCGCTCTGATTCGCGGCCGCACGACGGTGCCCGTTCGGATCATAGAACTGCCGCGGTGTAGATCGTTTCATGCGAAATGTCGAAATTCGGCCGTGGTTTACGAGCATTGTGGGACGATCGAGGAAATTCGAGGGGGCGGAGAGACTCCGGTCTATAGCAGGGGACCAATCGTCGGGATCGACTACGATTATTGCCGGTGACTCTTGTGTCCCATTGTTTAGCGAGCCTTCGCGTGCATCTGTATTCGGGATGGTCCCTTCGGAGGACTTACAGTCGCCGAAAGTGGCATTTGGGTACCTTTTAAAATGCAGTTACACTTTACTTGACTAAATgactcgaatttttttttaattttagagaGTCTAATTTACTGCCCTATAACCAAGGTATtgacttttaattttgttcttacgatttttatttgaaatatttttaattcgaaatattaagaattcaGTACTTTAGAAAATAAGTAATGATTTTACACGAATTTTGttcagtaaaaatatagttagAGAAAATATCACACAGAAAAgacgattttaaattatatatctcaCACTTTGAACTAGTcatttgtacaattattattttcgtctAAAGTACAGCTTAGACCAACATCTCTATCGTTAAAGTAACATTCACTTTTTGTAATTAACTCTGACACTTTTTCACAAGTTTTAACAGCGGCAACGGCTCTTAAAAACAATGCACTTCATTACGgttcgattataattaaaacaatagcACActtggaaatttaattatagagACGATCGAAACGAGAGAGCCCCGGACGgactttattttgtttgatttttgcCCCGGCAATGACACGCGATCTGGGGCTCGGTGAACGCCGGTGCAAGGCtgtttgcaattaattaattggcaAGATGATTTCTATATGGGTTCCGACAGCCCGATACGCATCGCGGAGCGGTGCAACGCAAACGTTTCCGCTGTTTGCCGTGTCATGATTGATTAACTGACCAATCGGTCCTGTTTGTGCTTGGACAGCTTCAACAACCTGATGAATGCAACAAACAACAAGCCGTCTCGAAGCCAGGTGGACCAATTTGTGAAGGAGAACTTCGCCGATACCAGCGAGCTTCTAAATTCGACGTTGCCCGACTGGAAGGAGAACCCGTCGATCCTGAAACGTGTACAGGACCCGAAGTATCGACAATGGTTGTCGAACCTCAACGCCATTTGGAAGAATTTGGCGAAGAAGATGAACGATGACGTGGCCGAGAACCCGCAGAAGCACAGTTTGATCTACGTCAAGAACACTTTCGTGGTTCCCGGAGGAAGGTTCAAAGGTGACGTGCATAAAATCTTGATTAATACAGGCGTTTCATCGTAAACTGATCAGTGAATGTCTACACTTTTCGAATCTGTTTTAATGTAGCCTAATTGCGTTAACAGTTGACAAATCTTTCACTAGACAATTGTTTTCGCGAATCATGAAATTGTAGCTTCAACATAATTCAGCTCCTCTTAATTGTAAATACATGATAATAttgctcgaatatatattattctgacaatgttttataatattcgatttgtttcgttattaaattataatttatcgatttatctGATTCGTAACGCTATTTCTAATTCTCTCAAGAATTTTTACGGAAAAAGAATTGTcttaacgaaagaaaaagtgAACAATTCAATTTACCTTAATTATGAAGATATCTGTGATTGTGAAgatatctgtaattatttaaaatattcaatatgttTCTTCGGAGTTATATTAACAATGCATGAAGTTTTcaggaatttctttttcttcactaggttagaataaaaaaatgcctgatgtaattataaattgaacagATCGATAACGATCTATTATTATCCGAGTGGCAAGTAGTTACACATTTATGTaagctttaaaatgaaatattagtgCTACATTCCAATATACCTGTTGTTAAAAGTTGCCTCGATTATCATCGTAAGGGGCCGATTAACAATAATCAGATTCCACTTAAATGGTAATGAATGATAGTGCACGACAGACGTAATTAAGCGTGATTAATATCCTCCTACATCGATGTatcgtaatatttaaacagcGGTTTGAAGAAATTACCGCCGGTTTTGTTCGTTACGAGGAGAATATTCGCATCGCGTATtctgataattattcaatctAATCCGGCCGGGTGGAACTATAGACGACCACATTTTACATAAGCGGCGATCAAAACGTTTATCGCTCGGATCATAAATTCCGATTTCACACTTACGCGCATCAATTTGTTGTAATGAAGATAAATGCCGGCTACGCCCGATTAAGTGTTAAATGACAAAAACACGCGGCCTGGTATTGACGCGGTCGGTATTAATCAATggtgatttaattaatagaagttGAGAGCGCGGCCGGCATCTGGCTAGAATTGAAATGTCGCTTGAACGGCTGTTTCTATCCGACAGAGTTCTACTACTGGGACAGTTACTGGGTGATCGAAGGGCTGCTATTATCGGACATGCATCAGACTGCCAAAGGAATGATAGACAATTTCTTGTACATGGTGGAGAAATATGGATTCATACCGAACGGTGGTAGAATTTATTACCTGATGAGGAGCCAGCCGCCGATGTTACATCTCATGGTGCGTCGTACTTttctgatattaatttttcgggATCCGTTTTCCAGTTTATGCGCGTCGCGATATAGTACTTCCCGGGGAAAATTGCTCGCTGGACGCGGTCTGCTCGAAACTGCACGCTTTTTGAAACActcgatttcgaaaatattttatacactgttacttttatttcgactatttttatttcgaatacttttatttcgaataaatttatttcaaatacttttattttgaacACTACTCATTTGATgactattttcatttgtaatatttttatttttactcattTTAGTTTTACTATTTCctgtttctctatttttatttttactatttctatttctattatttttagttttactgATTTCAATTCTACTGTTTTCTGTTtcactattttcaattttactagATTTATTCTTGATACTGTTAACTCGGCTATTCTTATTcatagatttttcatttccattagCCTTACTTTTACTactctaatttttatatgtactgTGTTATATTTGATACAAAGCTTTCCATAAAGCTTGAATTCTACGGAgtgctatttattaattaataaatagtaagtAGTCTCTGTAGAAGCTTATTGGATTTAATCATATTTTCCTccaatttatcaatttctccTTTTGGCAAGAAAATCTACAATTTCAATACAGTACACACTAAtacatttttcctttaatatcTCTAATAAACTTTGTCATAGCCTTTACACAAATATTCGCGCTATGAAAAATACCCTAACAAATAATCATTTCTacaatcgatttaaataacCAAATGCTCGTCCACATTAATATAGCATAAAACTTTGCTTAAATGAAATGCTCTAATCGAAATTGTCATCTAAACGAACATCTGTTCGATGTCGAACAAAGACGATCAAGGTATAAAAGGATGTCATATCGTAACATCGATCAAATTTGACTGAAGAATAAGGATAATGAAAGCGTGAGAGAACATTGCCATTCGAAGCTCCCATTCGAGTCCCATAAACGAATGGATTCGATTCGGTCCGCGTAGTAAATTACAATCTAAAGAGACCCGTGAATGGAATCCGTCCAGTAATCGTGTAAAATTACTGGAACGAGACCGTCCTAGAATTCCTAAATAATCGCGTCAGTTAGAATTCCATTTATTAGCCGTGTCACCGGAAGTTCGACGGCTCGTTTCCGAATCTACTTCATCGAACCGCGTCGTGCACCAACACCGAACACTTATCCCCCATACCTATTACCATACCGAACATAAACCGAAAATTCCAACTAGCATCCATCGATGCCCGTCGCCGGTGTGTCCGATGTTCGAAATCGAACGAGATTTTTCTGGCTTTGTTCGCCCCCCACTGTCAAACTTCCCCgcgttttctctctcctcaCGATTCCGAGGCTTTTCTTTCGGCCCTCGAAGATTTCCGCGCGATTTACCGCACGAGCTCAATAGTCGGAAAATGCCTGTAATTTAGAGAAGAAATGGGAAGCCCCGAGGTTCCTGGGAAAACCCCTGTTAACAGAGCTTTGCGCAAGAAAACGTATCACTTTTCAAGCTGAGTAGTTGCTTATCGTTGTCGGCGATCGAACACCGGCTTGATGTTTCCAGAGAAATATCTTTTGGACGATCGAACGCTGATGGAACACTATCTTTTCTTGGAGAGAAAGACTTGGACTTCTGTCATAATTTTTGTCTCTTTGATTTTCGGGATAATTAATTCAACTTGTTATGGTTATAAATACATGATAAcaggactgcggatttttatacagaatacAGATAGTCTATGTCGATTGCAAGGGACAGAGATTAAGCCAAAAGctttttcttgtttaaataattttggtagATCTCAAATAATACGATGACATTTTtaagttcttttaatttttctactatttaaaattacagctATTGATTGTTGTCGTAAACGCGAAAAACCGGagtcgaataataatattgctcCAATGTACTacttctaatatattttaataaaataaataattctgtaattcaTTGGACAACAAAAAGCATTTCCcataaaatttttccaaagtCCGTACTTGGCAATATTCAATATGATAAACATGACCTCTCATATAAAGAATCACAGCgataaaaatacatagaaCTCAAACTCTCGAAAAGctatcttaaagtagaagtttcaaggtttaatttaaaagaaagacCGTGATCTTACAATCACTTATCACAAAGTTATCGTCAAATAAAGTTGGCCAACTTATATCCAGAATTATTCTCTGCATTTTCTTGAGCAATGAACcaataaagaaatgaataaaaacgaaggaataaataatacaataccaAATAACATTGCAGTTCTGTTTAATCATAGTTTAGTCTAGCCTACCACAGcttgaaaaatacgaaaacaTGCACTCGGCTCTCAACTTTCCGGAGACGACACACGAAAGATCGACAATCTGCAAACTTAAAGTAAACGAGCACAACTCGTAGATCGTCACCGTACAAACTCCGTCAACACGCGAATAGCAAAGCACGTTTCTTAGCACGCGAAATATCTCGATTcacgcgaaaaatatttcgcggaCCGTCAGCGAATATCCTCGCGCGTGCCGGGGAGGAACCGGTTCTTTGACAAATCAAGGAATAATCTCGAGCCCTCGGCCGCAAAACTCTCGGCTGCCTTCGCCGCCGTAAATCGCATTTCAAAAAGTTTCTTCGTTCACCCTGTATCTGGATCCGCCGTTTCCGCGGGGAGTCCCGCGCGAGTCGATCcagataaagaaaatattccgaAGAAATCTCGCCGGAGCTATTTATTTCGACGGGACGCGGCGGAATCGTGAAGCCGAACCGCCGACTACGAACCAAGCCACGAAAACAAATTGATAATTCCATCGAATTCTCTGCCCGACTTTGCTATCGCTGCCGGCGACCCGCCCCGGTAATGATTGGTTTCGCAGTGCCATTGTATTCTCGTTTGTCGGTCCAACGGACAACTTAACGTCCCGGAAGCCTTGAATAACAGGGGCCGAACCCCGCAGCAACGGTTTCGCCGAAAGTCGGAGCAATTCGAATAGTATTAAGAACTAATGCGAACGATTTTCGGTCGATTGGATTGTTTTGAGACGATTtggaagaaacgaaatttgtGTTTTCTGTAGAATTAcgcggaattttatattttatatttattttgtgacTTTGTGTTATAATTACTAGATAGGTTatgttaaattcttttattcttttactttgttcatttgtcaataaatatgtcaatatatttatcgaataggacacattaattttctttcttcaaaaatgaagaaaataaaataataaaatctatgtaatgtgtcttattcgataaatacaaaGTCAATTGTGAAAGCAatgatttcattgaaaattaaacaaaataaaagcataatgaattcaataaatttaagaCAAATCAAAGGGAGAGAAATTAGGCACCTCGCAGAAACTAACTGCATTGTGCTACAATGCTTTAAGCAAATTCAGTCTAAAATCAACACATATCAGGTCattacatttacaactgaGTAAATCTAGTGCTAACACATTAACACATAAATCTAGAGTACCTTCACAATAAATCAATGAAGATAAACATTAGAACTGCATTATCTAGATTCTCTTAGTAGATCCCAGTATCGCGTCTTCGAAATGGAAACGAGCAGACCGGTTCTCAAAAAGCGACTTATCAGTTTTGAAACTCCTATCCCGCGTTCCTCCTTAAGAGGCCGATCCCAGCGTCCTACTTGCCGATGCAACGAGCCCTTTAATGTGTTTCCGGCGAAGACACTCGGTTGCAAAGCTCGCGAGAGGTCGTGCCGCTTGTTCGTTCCGAGGTTATTGCAGTTTCGAGGCAGGCTCGAGGATGTCGCGAAACTTTGCGCCCCGTTGTGCGTTACGCTCCGGCGTTTCACTGTTCTTTCTGTTTGCTCGGCGCAGGTCTCGAGGTACTTGGATTTCACGGGAGATTACGATTATCTGCGTTCCATCATATCCACCTTGGAGGAGGAGTTCGCGTTCTGGCAGAACGAGAGGATGATCAGCGTGAAGAAGAACGGGAAGACTTACAAGATGGCTCATTACTTCGTGCGCAGCAATGGGCCGAGACCTGAGAGTTACAAGTAATGCTACGCTCACGTATAcgcttttgaatttttaattaaagaggCTGTGGCAAATTTGAGAAAAAGGTTAAATAATAAGATGGTCAAAATTGCCTTTAGACGTTTTTGAATGACTATTCGATAGCTGATAGAAAAAAGAACGGTCTCAGAAAACTTTCAACTCTGTAGCTTGATCGAAAGGGTAATTTACCTTCTTGGATGCTTTTTAAAGTTTGGAAAAAGTGTGACAAATTTTGGATAATAAGACGCATGGTAGAGAATTGCAGATTTCTCAAAGACAAACATATgtgctttttttattattaattttgtgataGCATATATATGAGTGCATCATAGTGgaaaaacaaatagaaatcGAATTTGTCGAACTTTTCGCTGTAGAAGAGAAAATTACACTTGTTAGTTTTACTGTAggtgtaattttaaatgttatctAACAAACTAATCCTTGAGCAAAGAAATACGAtttaggaaaaagaaaaaattgtggTGTAactgatatatatattatacaataatatataataaaaagagcataatttgaatttgaaatcgaatttgaatttgtaCGATTGAATTCGTATTCTGTAAAAATGTTCCACGTCTTGGAAAAGAATGCGTACACACATAGGAAAATCCAAGTTGTATCAGTTGAGACATTATGCAGTACGAATGGCCCGATGCACATGCAtcgtttaaatgttaattactaTCGCCGAAGATAAACTGACCATTAAATGGTGGTAAACGCGTGACAAATTAAGCTCGCCCGTTGTATTGCGTTACGCCcacgcgcgggcgcgcgcacACGTACACGAAATTGAGTTGGTCGTTGTTTGGGGgggcaaatatttatatgcttCGAGCTGGAACTCCTTAGAAGCGTTAATACTCAGCGTAGACGTGATTAAATGCAGGCGCACGTGCATATTGCCGCCTTGCAGCCACGCTTACCGGTTCGACAGTGCATTCAAATCCGTtcgcaattaaatttcattcgactGTTGTTTGCAGTTCCTTTCATGATGTTTTAATGGTATTATAGTCCTGGCACGGTGTACCCATGGACTGCGATTGAAATTACATCGAACGAGAAATATGTACCTCGTTACTTGATTAAACATGATTGACCATAATTGATCGTGGgataacattaatttactGGAAAGCATGAATTGTGTCTTTCATCGTAATAACGAGAATAGAACAGTGTTTGTTCACTTACGATTAATTAAAGGGCAACCTGAATCAACCTAACAAATTGCGATgctttcgaatattaaattttcttgtcAATGATTACAAAATATCTCAAATTCAAAGACGAATGACAATTATTCtgctttttctatttaaaaaatgttatggaGATACTAGGTTTTGATTTTAGTAGAAAATTGGacatttttcgtatttttgatatttgatCCGAAATGTTGTCGAACGGGGAAGCGATACTAGTGAGAATTGTTTCGCTTTTGCGTTCGACGCTTTCGTCGcgacaaacaaatatttttagtgcCGCAAGCGACACTGTGACAATTGAGAACTTGTGTTTTAGGGAGGACTACGAGATAGCGCAGCAGCTGCCCGCAGAATCGCAGGAGTTCTTTTACAACAATATAAAAGCCGGCGCCGAAAGTGGCTGGGACTTTTCCAACAGGTGGTTTAATGGAGATACCGTAGACGGAAAGCTCAGTTTAGTGAACATCTCGACCGAGTATATTATACCTGTCGACCTTAATGCGATTTTGCAACAAAACGCGCGACTCCTGGGTCAATTTCATAGGATCCTCGGCAACTTCAGAGTGAGTAGCCTTGCAATATGATAAAACCAAATGTCTTTAGACTCTATTCGTGGTACTTGTTGCTCCTGTAGCACGATCCAATTAAAAAAGGAACTCATCTACGCAATCGTTGTATACCCATCTTACGTACAATGTAACGTATTCAAGTGCTCAAACCTTTCCTTTCatgcaataatatttgaatatcgTTTGTGCGACGAATCTGGTAAGAACGATGACGCAGATACATTGTGTAGGTCTATTTcgcgttatttaaatttctattaagacttcattacaatttaaatttctattaaaaatttatgacagcttaaatttctattagaaattagttacaattaaatttctattaaaactttattgcaatttaaattcctattataaatttattacagtctatatttctattaaaaattaaatagaattaattttacctcttatttaatatattgttgtcTTTATTTAAACTTGACTAGAAACgttgattaaattttgaagTTCGTCTCTTTATTAGTATACTTTGTTTAGGTATCTGTGTAGAAGATCGTCAGAAAAGAATACATGAAAAGTTTGTTAGTCAATTAAAGTAAAAGCTAATATAAAGAATCAATTAAGTTATCTCTCCAGTTCTTCTAATTTCATTGTTAGACATCAAATGTACAAAGTTCTACGAAAGCAAAGTCACGCGCGTCTCTTTCGTCGTTTCAAACAACttgtttaaatttgattaagaTCCACCACCCTAGCCTTCTTACTCTTCAAACACTTCCTTACTGATTACGACTGGTTTccgtttttataaaattttgtattcgacACGGGACATcgcacaaaattattttcattaatttccaaatgactttagaaaaaatattcacgaaCTTAACGTCTAGCAAGAAACCAAATCAATGATCTAAACCATAacataattacagtaaaaccttgattaaaatttgaaacattacTTCTATGAaacattgtttattataaaaatgggCAATGCTTTAATTTGGCACCGTGTCTAAGTACTATAATTCAAAAGATCTCCCTATTAGTTTTATGTAACGAAAGTTCTACTACATTTGTAtgattttgattattaaattacaattgaaaagtTTCCGAGCTAGAAGCAAAAATAGAATAGCAGTTTCCCTCtcgacaattttaacaaatgtaCAAATTCTTCACATGTATTCATTCTTGTCAGGGAGCTCGTTCTACCGATCATGCTTACCACGACTCCATGGGCAATAACGTTCgatacgaattatttttctttcacgttCCCAAGAACTCCGACAAACTCTCGTCATATTTCCTCCATTCATTCACAGAGAGATCGATAACTTTCGCAAAGGCGTTGTACACACAGCGCGTGGCTCTCGGTAAAGCgagaaaatttatagaaagtaTATAGATTCGGTTCGTCGGTGGTTCCATTCAAAAGTTGTGCTCGCCGCGACATGACAGTGACAAACGAGCTCGCGAGGTCTTTGATTCGAACTTTTCCGAATCATCGATTCCAGAGGCTTGACGACTGTTGCCAAAAGTGAAATATTCCCCCGTACGAAAGTTTCCGCCGGTGATAAACCGGCTTTCTACCGCGCGCCCGCGGAGATTATCAGAGAGTTCCGTGCGATATCTCACCGGCGTTAAGTCATTAAAGCAGGTGAATTGTAGCCGGTGTTCCGGGGGCATTCTACTTGTTTAATCCGGGCTTCCTTGTTCGTGTACAAACGacgcctcccccctcccccctcccccctttctCGGTCTAAACGAAGGCACGCGAGCACGCGCAACAAATCGGAATGACAAAAGATAAGCCCCGGACTGCTCGTCCCACTTCGCAGAAGTCATTATGCCTAACGATCAACGATCCTCTGTATACTTCCTTCGGCCCGGTGTATAACTTTCGctgaaaagaaacaataagCGAATCACGCGATATCATCGTTGACGAACCTTGCccgtcgtcgcgcgaaatGCACATGCACCTCGGAGCAGAGCACCATAACGCGAAAACGGGAGAAAGCGAAAGTGTAACGACGACATTCGAAGCGTGTTCGGTTAAACATCACTAATTACAAATGACTGGCGTTTTTCTGGTTGTCGTACAGATaacgaaaattgttctattgttACAAATAACATACACCGATGACGTGGAGGTTCGTTCGTTACAGATAACAGTTGCAATTGACGAAATGGGTTTCCGGTTATGAATAACCATTACTGATAGCTAGAATTTACTATTGGTTACGAATAACCATTTCTCGAccagtattaaataaacaacagACAGTGTACAGTAaacaagaaatttaattattatctgcaatattcatttaattttgaattcgttaattactatttaaaataaaatcggcaTAATTACGAATAGAGGAAGCTTCTTcctaatctaaaataatttttcactctCCGATCGTAATTTTCAGAAAGCAGCTTCTTACGACAAATTAGCGGCTCAAATTCAACAAGCGATCGACAACGTCCTATGGAACGAAGAGGCAGGAATTTGGTTGGACTACAACCTGAAGAATAATCAGCCCAGAAACACGTTTTACCCGACGAACCTCGCACCTCTGTACACGTTGAGCTACAATCAGGCGCAACGCGAGGAATACGCTTTGTCGGCGGTGAAATATCTGCAATCGGAAGGCATCGATAGATTCTTAGGTGAGAGAGACGATTGCCATCGGTAATTGGTTttcgaaagagaaacgagTCGTAAACAAGTGGCTGTAACTCTCTACTCGAGAGCTTTAATCCGTCGTGTCCTTGGCGTTCTCTTCATCACCGCGATTCAATTTAAACTTTTGCCGGCCTCGAAAGAAATCGGCGCTGCGAAAGTTATTCTCGTAAGAATGAAATCGAATGGAATCGCGATAAGAGACGAATGTTCACCTCTGTGTGCCGCTGGTTGCTTGAAAGAGCACCGTTTATCGGTCCGAGAATATGTAGCTAAGCGCGGCTCCATTCGGTCAGTCGAATAGGTGTATTAAGAATTCGATTTGACGTATGTCCTCGTGGAAAAGGATCTTAGGCTGCGTCCTGAGATGATGGACCAGTTTTTATCTCTGTCGATCTTCTTTAGTcgacgaattttattccaattcgtcattattttattgcttcaTGATATTCGTAATGATGCAGGCGAAAGTCTTGttgcgaatattttatttcatttcttactTTTATATTCGGGATTGGGTCTATTTGGACCCgaagtattaatattgttcttcTAGGATGTAGTTTCtgatcatttaaattatttaggttgtttaaattattataggcTGCACTTGAAATATACTAGAAAAGACAAGGTACATATATAGAAGGagttaaaagaagaagaaaggttaaattaaatgtaaaatgttgATAAGC includes the following:
- the LOC144468438 gene encoding trehalase, which produces MIATTPAAGRNQQAAMQLGRAILVLAAIALTGAASIGRVNNKARDCNSTIYCTGPLLQTVQLAGIFRDSKTFVDLRQIHDPEETLANFNNLMNATNNKPSRSQVDQFVKENFADTSELLNSTLPDWKENPSILKRVQDPKYRQWLSNLNAIWKNLAKKMNDDVAENPQKHSLIYVKNTFVVPGGRFKEFYYWDSYWVIEGLLLSDMHQTAKGMIDNFLYMVEKYGFIPNGGRIYYLMRSQPPMLHLMVSRYLDFTGDYDYLRSIISTLEEEFAFWQNERMISVKKNGKTYKMAHYFVRSNGPRPESYKEDYEIAQQLPAESQEFFYNNIKAGAESGWDFSNRWFNGDTVDGKLSLVNISTEYIIPVDLNAILQQNARLLGQFHRILGNFRKAASYDKLAAQIQQAIDNVLWNEEAGIWLDYNLKNNQPRNTFYPTNLAPLYTLSYNQAQREEYALSAVKYLQSEGIDRFLGGTPSSLNYTGEQWDYPNSWPPLQSFVIMGLHKTRVQKAVSFAEMLADRWVSSNYIGYSNTGQMYEKYDAIMPGRGGGGGEYNVQTGFGWTNGVVFELLGVFPRLQYNASKLNSPEYGQ